One region of Triticum aestivum cultivar Chinese Spring chromosome 6B, IWGSC CS RefSeq v2.1, whole genome shotgun sequence genomic DNA includes:
- the LOC123134373 gene encoding uncharacterized protein, whose translation MKAEKAAVAADAVGGDEWRCRKHPAARSGGGVCPYCLRDRLLRLCPNCARVRPCPCTCASPSSSSSASGDAVGRVHSLIEREHRVARSRSVAASSSATMASVAASGRRKARVWGWAPFWKSSAKDGGAAEEEDEEERLGLARSSSVSATAVEAKAVAAKAAATKARWGWHFPSPMKAFGHRRSSASMPERG comes from the coding sequence ATGAAGGCGGAGAAGGCAGCGGTGGCCGCGGACGCCGTCGGGGGCGACGAGTGGCGGTGCCGGAAGCACCCcgcggcgagatccggcggcgggGTGTGCCCGTACTGCCTCCGCGACCGGCTGCTGCGGCTCTGCCCCAACTGCGCGCGGGTGCGGCCCTGCCCCTGCACGTGCgcctccccatcctcctcctcctcggcgtccGGCGACGCCGTCGGCCGGGTGCACAGCCTCATCGAGCGGGAGCACCGGGTGGCGCGCTCGCGGTCCGTCGCCGCGTCCTCCTCCGCCACGATGGCCTCCGTCGCGGCCTCCGGGAGGCGAAAGGCGAGGGTCTGGGGGTGGGCGCCGTTCTGGAAGTCCTCTGCCAAGGACGGgggcgcggcggaggaggaggacgaggaggagaggcTGGGGCTGGCGAGGTCCAGCTCGGTCTCCGCGACGGCCGTGGAGGCGAAGGCGGTGGCGGCCAAGGCGGCGGCGACGAAGGCGCGGTGGGGGTGGCACTTCCCGAGCCCGATGAAGGCGTTCGGGCACCGGAGGTCGTCGGCGAGCATGCCGGAGCGGGGGTGA